The following proteins come from a genomic window of Nymphalis io chromosome 6, ilAglIoxx1.1, whole genome shotgun sequence:
- the LOC126769219 gene encoding retinol dehydrogenase 11-like produces the protein MTKKQTDLELPNRPNRCREDRLIDGVLVWLVGHPHCGTQVEVLVMSINRHIGKVVIVTGANSGIGFEAAKDLAQRGAFVIAACRNVDKGSNVVKKIINLSNNKDVYFIQLDLASFASIKKFVDKIFKSVSRVDILINNAGVYTTSNNKTEDGFSIGMQVNYLGPFLLTSLLLPILRKSTPSRIVNVSSMLYQFGRINFKDIESNRSLNAFATYCNAKLCTILMTVELHRRLQGTGVTVNCLHPGMVNTEMIDSVNIIFIKEILKIFKIFFKTSWEGAQTTIYLSVSPDVENVSGCYFKDCRIANVKPKAQELVVAQKLWDISEKNVKLK, from the exons ATGACTAAAAAGCAAACCGATCTTGAGCTGCCTAA tcgcccaaatcgatgtcgggaagatcgtctgatagatggcgtgttagtctggctcgtgggtcatccgcactgtgggactcaggtggaggtactcgtgatgagtataaatcgccata TTGGAAAAGTGGTTATAGTAACTGGTGCTAACTCAGGAATCGGATTTGAAGCAGCGAAAGATTTAGCGCAAAGAGGTGCTTTTGTTATTGCAGCTTGCAGAAATGTAGACAAAGGATcaaatgttgttaaaaaaatcatcaatttatctaataataaagatGTTTACTTTATACAGCTGGATCTCGCATCATTTGCATCAATCAAAAAGTTtgtcgataaaatatttaagtcagTTTCAAGAGTCGATATTCTTATTAACAATGCTGGCGTGTATACGACAAGCAATAATAAGACAGAAGACGGATTTTCTATTGGAATGCAAGTCAATTATTTAGGACCATTTCTCTTAACTTCACTTCTTCTTCCCATATTAAGAAAATCTACTCCGAGTCGAATCGTTAATGTTTCTTCAATGCTGTATCAATTCGGccgaattaattttaaagatattgaaAGTAATAGGAGTTTGAACGCATTTGCAACATATTGCAACGCAAAACTCTGCACAATACTTATGACTGTTGAACTACATCGCCGACTCCAAGGTACAGGTGTAACAGTAAATTGTTTACACCCCGGAATGGTTAACACAGAAATGATTGActctgttaatattatatttattaaagaaattttaaaaatattcaagataTTCTTTAAAACTTCGTGGGAAGGTGCCCAAACAACTATATATCTAAGTGTATCTCCTGATGTTGAAAATGTAAGCGGATGTTATTTCAAAGATTGTCGTATAGCAAATGTGAAACCCAAAGCACAAGAGTTAGTTGTGGCACAGAAATTATGGGATATATCagaaaaaaatgtgaaattaaaataa
- the LOC126768996 gene encoding retinol dehydrogenase 13-like yields MLKMILLLIFSAIVVFFLTVKIYQKFTCRVCQSSVHMVGKVVIITGGNSGIGLETAKNLADRGARIIIACRSIKRAQEATKEIIKTTGNKDIEYRRLDLASFRSIREFSENILKTEKRLDVLINNAAAGGLGNYKTEDGNHVGMQVNYFGPFLLTNLLLPLLKSSAPSRIINVSSVIHKYGEMDFENLNMEKYWSDYLVYANSKLYLNLMTLELSRRLEGTNVTVNALHPGVAATNIFRNIKSDTIRNIVLIMLNSLYKSVWEAAQTSIYLAVSPDVQNVSGRYFSDCQEKTPSKLSRDLEIAKRLWEESEKIVKCTLSIS; encoded by the coding sequence atgttaaaaatgattttgttgttaattttttcagccatagttgttttttttttaacagtgaAAATATATCAGAAATTTACATGTCGTGTGTGTCAGTCAAGTGTTCATATGGTAGGAAAGGTAGTGATTATAACTGGTGGTAATAGTGGAATAGGATTGGAGACAGCGAAAAATCTGGCAGACCGTGGGGCACGTATAATTATAGCATGCCGTAGTATCAAGCGAGCTCAGGAGGCTACAAAAGAGATAATCAAGACAACAGGAAATAAAGACATTGAATATCGACGTCTCGACTTGGCATCATTTCGGTCTATTCGGGAATTCAGTGAAAACATATTGAAAACAGAAAAACGCTTAGATGTTCTTATAAACAATGCCGCTGCAGGTGGCCTCGGAAACTATAAAACTGAAGACGGTAACCACGTGGGTATGCAAGTGAATTATTTTGGGCCTTTTCTGTTAACAAATCTCCTGTTGCCACTTTTAAAATCATCCGCACCAAGCCGAATTATAAATGTATCCTCGGTCATTCATAAATACGGTGAAATGGactttgaaaatttaaacatgGAAAAGTACTGGAGCGATTATTTGGTTTATGctaatagtaaattatatttaaatttaatgacattGGAGCTCAGTCGCAGATTAGAAGGAACGAATGTAACCGTAAATGCTTTGCATCCAGGTGTTGCAGCCACAAATATTTTCAGAAATATAAAGAGTGATACTATTCGAAATATAGTATTGATCATGTTAAATTCTTTATACAAAAGTGTTTGGGAGGCAGCACAGACATCGATATATCTCGCTGTATCACCAGATGTGCAAAATGTGAGTGGTCGCTATTTTAGTGATTGTCAAGAGAAAACCCCATCTAAATTATCGAGAGATTTAGAAATCGCAAAAAGACTTTGGGAAGAGTctgaaaaaattgtaaaatgtactttaagtattagctaa